The window taatgttttcttttattgtcagctatttcttttctattagaGTAATtctaggttttcagaaaaattctGCAGAAAAAGTTCCCGTATACCCCCTAccacacaattttccctattaacaatttgcattaatgtgatacctttgttacagatgataaaacagtgttattataattacactattaattATTGCCCATAGTTTACATGGACTATATGTGCAAATgttttgtattgtacagtcctaaagtttttttaaaagtttgattcagtaacacatatacaacctaaattttcccccttaaaccatattcaaatatactgttcactggtgttaattacattcacagtgttgtgctgctatcaccaccatccattgccaaaacttttccatcactgcaaacagaaactctgtaccaactaaacattaactccccataccctgccgccacccccaccccttgaACTCTGTGTTACAGTTTcagactctatgaattttcttattttaattatttcatatccatgagatcatataatatttgttcttttatgtctgatttacttcactcagcatgatattttcaaggttcgtctgtgttatggctgaataatattccatcattatgTATGTACCACGTTTTGCTTATCCTTTCATCGATTGATGGACTTCGGGTTGCTTTCAtcctttggcagttgtgaataatgacactgtgaacattggtgtgcctgtttgagttcctgccttcagttctccagggtatatacctagaagtaggatttctgggtcatatgattccatacttaactttctgaggaaacactgtactgttttctacagcagctgcacattttacattctcatcaacaaTGAGAAAGTGTTCTtattctccacatcttctccaatacctattttccatttttaaaagtagtaTCTATTCTTATGGATATGAAATAgtatttttttgtgtggttttgatttgcatttccctaatggctaatgatattgcacgtctttttgtgtgtttattgtgCATTTGTCTATTCTGTGGGGATATGTCTCTTCAaggattttgttgtttcttttgttgtggagttgtaggatttctttatatattctgggtattaaacctttatcagatatatagtttccaaatattttatttcattttttaggttgtcttttttggggggaggtgggggggtacatggtccaggaatcgaaccccggtctcctgcatgaaaggcaagcattctaccactgaaccaccagtgcaccctgtaggttgtctttttatttcataatgaagtcctttgatgcacgaaagttttTACgttttgtgaatttttgtttatgtgttttttcttttgttgctggtgcttttggtgtaaagtctaaaccATTACCTAACCCAAAGTCCTAAAGATAATGTCCACTACTTTTAACATATCTGAAAATGAACCAGCTCAAGAATTTAAGAAATACCTTTCAGGAGAGGCAAGTAGAGAAGGCTAAATTGGTGGAAATATTAGGAGACAATGAACCATAAGATCTGGGTTCTATGATAGACTCTACTACTAATTAACTGCATAACTTTGGGCATGTCACACTTTCTCGGGGCCTTGTTATCTTCATCTGTATAAGGAAGAGATTAATTGCATGATTTTCTAGGTACCTCTCAGTACCTGGAGTCACTGTTATCTGAAGTGTATTCAGCCCAGTATTCTGGGTTGTAATGTCTTCTCATTACATACACTATTTTTTTAAGAGAGTATAGTTGCTTTCTGTGATAGTAATTTTAAAACGTTATGGATATTGCCAAACACACTTATAGTTCTATAATGATATTATCCCTATATCTGAACTCTTTTTGAATATGAAAGTTTTATATATTCAGATTGGACTACTAGAATATGTGTTTCAGATAAATCTCTAATATGAAATTGGTAGATAGGAAAATAAGTCAGTATAATGCTGAAATTGTGCTGGCCTGTACATGAATTTTCCCAGCAGGTTCATGCTTTGTGCCATCACATAGTAGCAACTGTGCATCAAGTTGTGGAGACTTACTGGACCGTACTTAATGTCCATTCACTCTGACATTCTACTTCTTGGCTCATTTTGGCCACAAGCTCCTTCTTGCAAATGCCTATTTGCATGATTCCCTTCCATCagacaaatcagaaaaaaagcctgatatttttctccttgCTTTCTGTTTCAGCAGAAGAACATTTTGAGGCTTACCTGTGGTTAGTGTAGTGGTTACTTACattgattcccaaatatttttgttCCCAGGTCCCACCAGACACATATAGACAGGAAGTTCCTATGGAAGAAATGACCTCTCTGGATACTGCAAAGGAATCCTTAGATACCCAGCTCCAGCCCATGGAGGACAGAATGGATTGTGAATCTCCAGAGTCACAGCCACTTCAAGATAATGGTGAGGATAATTTAATCCCCAGAGAGAGGGTGAGAATTGGGGGAGGGAAGGGTCTAGGAATTGAAATAATACCAAGCCTCATTGCATTTCAGTTTCTACTGAATATAGCTTAAGAAAAGGTCAACCACAGTCAGGTAATATTATGGGAATTGAATAAGCAGTCTGGTAACAATGTCAAAAATAGTTGAACATAGCATTTCCTATGGATACTTTGCAGTGGAAATAAGTACTTGTGAATAAATTAGCAATGTGAATGTTGAGCTCTTGCCAATCTATCCATAGGCCCCATTTCTATAGCCTCTGCCCCCAATTTTTGTCACATAATGACCAAGAGTTGAGAATATTACTGGAGAAAATGGAATTTCTCATGTATAGTTTCATTAGCTTCTAAGACCTGTTCATGGCataatgctgtatggtggaggcaGACTTATAGGCTGGCCTCGTACTGGAGTAGCTGTCTTTTCCAAAAAAGGCTTAAGTATAGTGgatgcaattttttttccctcttatacCCTAGCAACTCCCTATTCCCTGTTCATCCTGAACTTAATAATACTGATTCTCCTAACTTCAGAGCTTATATTCTCCAGGTTCCCATTTACCAGTCCCCCTATATTCCTTTTCTCACCTGAAGTCATGCTTGTTTACCCTTCACTTCTGTTCATGGCTCCTTGTAGCTACTTTCCAATATGTCCTCTTTCATCCGTCATTCCTCATTCAAACTCTTTTAACTCATCACTCTCAAAAGTCTTTTCTATTCAACTTGCTCTGTACTAGGCAATAGAGgtaattataaaaatacattctCTGCTCACTAGTATCTTACAGTCTGTGAGAAGCAAAAATGAAGGgtgtaaaaatgcaaaatatgtaGCAACATAATTTGAATATAGTTTTGAAAATTAAGAGCATTTGAGAATGATTTAAATTTACTAATTCAACATATGCCATCAAAATTGTTAATATAAACAGTGTTAATTTGAGAGAAAGTATTTTTTCCAAGCAATTTTAAGAATGCCTGGATGTTATATGctaatttctaaattattctttattttttttcaaattagcttccttaaatattttctatttcaagtAAACCAAGTTTGTATTATTCTGTTTCTATCATTATGAACAGTctaaatgtgtgttttaatatgCTTTATTAAGTCAGAGATTTTCATTAGTCTGGGCTCATTTCCTACTCTTCCCTTATTAAAATTAGTAATGTGGGTTTTTGTGTTGGGTTTGTAGTTTCACAAGCCCCAGAAGGGAACTGATAGAATTACATTGTGTTAGAACTTCAACCCCAAAATTTAAGATAACAGCTAACTTGATAAATAGAAAATGTGGTACAGTCTGTGGCATTTGCTATTACTGCATTGCTGTTCTTACATGGTTaacaagtaaaataataataatagtaacattaACTTGCTTTCTGTTTTACATAAAACAGTGCTTTACTTTACTCTAAGCCTGGATGCAACCCTGGAAAGTCACCTCCTGGCTTTCTGCTCTTTACTATGTCAgaactttttatttctagctggaGTTCCTGACTCTCTTTCATTCCTCCCTAACCAAAATTATAACTGCCTTTTATGTGTCCATGGCTCCTTACTTCTGCTCTAAGCTCTAGGTGATTGCTTGGGATATATCtgtgttttaaattatatttccaaATACCTTATTGACTTTTCCCTTTATATTTTAGGATCATTTTTATGGCTTTCCATGATGTCTCAAAGTGTGAGTGACGATAACCTCAGTAGCTTAGATGCTAATGAAGCAGAAATTGAActagaaaacatgagagaaaagTTCTTCAGGAGCCTGGCAGtgttaatagaaaataaaagtaataacactaagatATTTTCTAAAGCAAAGTGCTGTCAATTGATAAGGGAAGTGAAGGAGGCTAAAGCTAAAGCAAAGAAGGAATCAGTTGACTACCGTCGTTTGGCTAGATTTGATGTGATCCTtgtagaaggaaatgagaagctgATTGAGGCTGTAAGTGGGGAAACGGATAAAATACGATATTATTTACACAGTGAGGACTTATTTGACATTTTGCATGATACACATCTCAGTATTGGACATGGTGGACGTACCTGCATGGAAAAAGAGTTACAAGCAAAATACAAGAACATCACAAAAGAAGTTATAATGTTATACTTGACACTCTGCAAACCATgccaacaaaaaaattcaaaacccaAGAAAGTTCTGCTATCCCAGACAAATAGGGAAGTTAACTCAAGATGTCAAGTGGATCTTATAGACATGCAATTGAATCCAGATGGAGAATATAAATTTATTATGCATTATCAAGACCTGCGTACAAAGTTAAGTTTTTTGCGGTCATTAAAATCTAAAAGGCTCAATGAAGTTGCACATGCTCTTGTagatatttttacaattattGGAGCACCCAGTGTCTTACAATCTGACAATGGGAGGGAATTTTCAAGCCAGATTGTCCATGAACTCAGTCATTTTTGGCCAGAATTGAAAATTGTCCATGGGAAGCCTCGGCCATACCAGAGCCAAAGTTCCCTAGAACAAACTAATGAGGATATCCAAAAGAGAATTCTCTCCTGGATGCAAACCAACAATTCATCACATTGGGCTGAACTTCTGTGGTTCATACAGATGACCCAAAATCGACCCTATCACAGAGGCATGCAACAGATGCCATGTGAAAGTTCATTTAGCTCTGAAGCTAAATTGGGCCTGCCTCATTATAAAGTAACTGAAGAATTTGTTGCCAGCATGAACACAGAAAATGAATTAGATGAAGGCGACAAAGAGCTGGAAAATACTCTAAGAGCCCAGTATGAAGAAAACGTCGAGACTGGCACAGATAGCAGTGATATTGAAGAGAACCCTTCTGTTACTCCTAAGGTGACGGAAGAAAGCCCTCCTGAAAGCAGACTAAGATTTTTATCTTGTGTAGTTTGTTAAAAAGAATGCACAAGTGCTGATAGTTGTTTATCCTGTGATGGAGATGTCCATGCAATCTGTGGTGTACCCTTTCAACATGAGACTGAGGGCTGTCACCACAGGATAATTTGTAGTCTTTGCTATGAGAACACtacaaggaaaaggaaacatgATGAGACTCCAAGAAATTTGGCTGTTCAACCATCCAAAATGCTAAAACCATCAGAGACACCATTTCAATCAGACCAAGTAGGAGACTGGGTAAGAGTTTAAATGTCTGTTGTAGATCAGAGAAGAAGATCCTCATTACATTATATTGTGATCTAGAGTAGTGAGAATGATTGGTACTAGTGTGGTATGGTGCATCACAGCACAAATATAAATACCTTAtatattttctccaaagaaaggctAATTTTtttagatgccttttttttttttttttagtttggaaTTTATAACCTGGAATGCTGTCATATTTATCGGTCTGGAATGATGAACAGTAgctccttcattcctttctgatgTCAGGGCTCTCTTGGGGGAAATAAGAATGCTCGTATCCAGGGGACAAATGGTGTGTATGATGGCATGTCTCTACAGAAGAGTGAATTTCGGGTGGGATGAACTTAATGTTACTTTGTTTCAAATGTCTGTGAGTTTGGGGGGAGAGGGAAGTGAAGAAAGGGTACTtgggaataaatgaagaaatatttaggaGGGATGAGGGGGTGATAATTTTGGTTGGGAGATATGGGTTTGTGGTGGTATAGAGTTCAGTTTTGGAATTAAAATGGAGAACATGAGATAAGCAGGATTAATGTGTCTTCAGGCCAGAATTTTGAAATGTGGAGATTATACATGATTTGGGTCGGTTCTACTCAGACCAGTGCTAATCTGTAAGCTATCTGTAGTAGACAATAATGAGATAAATATAACACTTGAGAAGTGTTTAGAAACAGTAATAACAACTTGGCATTGCTGCAGTATCCAAGCACATGGTCAGTGGACTTGGATTTGTTGTAGTGAATAGAGTTTAGACCAGTTTGGGGTGTTGTTTCACCCTCAAAGTATGTCACATGTGGGAAGAGTTGAATACTATTCATGCCCAATAGAATCACCTCACAATATATGGTGCTGTATTGTTAGTTTAACTGTAACCCCAAAGTATATAAAACTCTGagaaaatgtaagcatttatttttataacttaatttgaaaatcattttttatttttgatgaagccttgtttttaatttgtagttTAATCTTGTTCCCTAATGgagagaaataacatttttattatttacttttaatcctgatttacagatggtgaAACAAGCTTCACTGGACTTTTTTGTTAAGAAAAGACAACCCTTTTCTGAATATAGCAGAAGTAGGAAAAGAAATGGTAACAGTGGACATCATCTTAAAGGAATGAAAGCCAAAAGAATTCATACTAGTTTTACTAGGAAGTATGATCCTTCATATATTGAGTTTGGTTTTGTAGCAGTCATTGATGGTGACGTGCTAAAACCACAGTGTATTATTTGTGGCGATGTACTGGCTAATGAAGCAATGAAACCATCAAAACTTAAGCGACATTTATAttcaaaacataaagaaataagtTCACAACCAAAAGAATTCTTTGAAAGAAAGAGCAAtgaattaaaaaagcaaacaaagcagGTGTTCAGTGTTTCACATATAAACATTAGTGCTTTGCGGGCTTCTTATAAAGTAGCACTTCCTGTTGCTAAGTCTAAAACACCATACACAATTGCTGAGACATTAGTGAAAGATTGCATCAAAGAGGTTTGTTTGGAAATGTTGGGTGAATCTGCAGCAAAGAAGGTATCTCAAGTGCCACTTTCCAATGACACCATAGCTCGACGTATTCAGGAACTGGCCAATGATATGTAAGATCAACTCACAGAACAAGTAAAACtagcaaaatatttttcattgcaaCTTGATGAATGCAGAGATATTGCTAACATGATAGTTCTGTTAGTATATGTGAGGTTTGAATATAATGATGATATAAAGGAGGAATTCTTTTTTTCAGCCTCTTTGCCAACAAACGCAACTAGCTCAGAACTGTATGAAGCTGTAAAGAATTATATTGTCAACAAATGTGGTTTGGAATTTAAGTTTTGTGTAGGCGTGTGTTCTGATGGTGCAGCTTCAATGATAGGAAAATGTTCAGAAGTGATTACTCAGATTAAGGAACTTGCACCAGAATGTAAAATAACACACTGCTTCATTCATCCAGAAAGTCTTGCTATGAAAGAAATATCAGCTGAATTAAATGATGTGCTTACTGACATAGTAAAAATTGTGAATTATGTAAAAGCTAATGCATTAAATTCAAGATTATTCTCTTTAATATGTGATAGTATGGAAGCTGATCATAAGCAACTTTTACTGCATGCTGAGATACGGTGGTTATCACGGGGAAAAGTTCTGTCGAGAATGTTTGAAATACGAAATGAACTCTTAGTGTTTCTCCAAGTTAAGAAACCAGTTTGGTCCCAACTGTTTAAAGATGTGAATTGGACAGCCAGACTTGCTTATTTGTCTGATATCTTCAGTATTTTTAATGATCTTAATGATTCCATGCAGGGAAAGAATGCAACATGTTTTTCAATGGCAGATAAAATTGaaggacaaaaacaaaagttagaaGCTTGGAAAAAGAGAGTTTCTATAGATTGTTATGACATGTTCCATAATTTAACAACAGTTATCAGTGAAGTAGGCAATGATCTTGATATTGCACATCTGCAAAAAGTCATCAATGAGCATCTTACAAATTTGTTAGAACGCTTTGAGTTTTATTTTCCATCAAAGGAAGATCCATGAATAGGAAATTCATGGATCCAAAATCCTTTTCTTTCATCAAAAGATAATATAAATTTAACTTTAAATCTACAGAGTAAGTTGTTGAAGTTGGCCATTGATGAAGGATTAaagattaattttgaaaatacagcATCACTTGCTTCATTTTggataaaagttaaaaatgaatatcCTGAACTTGCTGAGATTGCTTTAAAATCTCTTCTTCTATTCCCCTCAACATACCTCTGTGAGACTGGTTTCTCTACTTTAAGtgttattaaaacaaaacatagaaatagtttaaatataCATTATCCCCTGCGGGTAGCATTGTCATCAATCCAACCTAGATTGGACAAATTAACAAGCAAAAAGCAAGCTCATTTATcacattaaaaactttaaatattgttatttattGTTCAGAATATGCATGTAGGCATTTTAATGTGATTCCACTCTTTTGGTTTAGTTACAATTATGGACTATGAAAGTTGTATATTATAATAACAATTCTCTATAAACattgtctaaaaataaaatatgtacagtttttatcttttttttatctttccctgtgttatatttatttaaatggaattttaaaccTGTTTATCCTAATATTAAAATGTGGTCttggattttgtatttttttttaattattgtattcATTATGGCATTGAGATTGTAGGATGACTTCGGGATGGAGAATGATTTCTTTGAAATAATAGACTAGAGCAGTGAAAAGAAGTGAATTTAGAGGGTggaattagaattcaaatgttaCAGAGGGGGGGCAGTAATCTGTTAAACTTGTTAAACTGAACCAGAGTGGTTAGGTTGGAATTTGATGTTGTTAGTTTTGTAGGTGCATTTTTAGACAGAGTGTGTAAACGGGTGAGGTGGAAGGGGCACATTTCTTGTAATAGTATTATGGCTTTGGGATCATATTGATAAATTCTGATTTCATATGGGTGGGGAATTAAACCATATTGAGTTGTTTATATCAGGTGAAGATTTTTGCTTTAGAGCTGACTGCATTTAAGGCTGTGTGGTACAAAGTCAGATATTGTTAGCACCTCAGGTAGGTTATTTGGAGGTGATTTAGAAATATGCCACACATAATCTGCTTATATGTCATGTACCCATTTAGAATGACTGGAAACAATTAGCAGAAGGCAGATTCTTTAGAGTAAAACATGCCAGAATCCGTGGGAAAAAATGGTAGTTTTTTCCTAGATAGAGATGCAAAAAATAAgtgcatctttaaaaaaaagttgaaacttGAAGAATAGAAGGTTATTTAGTGATACAAAATGTCGACAGTAGTTtaagattttgattaaaaagtAAGGTATTTGAAGGGGCTGGATCCCCCAAACCTTTGAAAGTAGAGGAGCCATTTTTCATATTAGTCCTGAAACCtcagtgtattttattttactgtgtcttaataaaattttaagtcttttcaAAAATCCTGTGGAAGGTGGATTTAGAAGACAGCGGTTTAGTTCCTCACCCCTATAGCTGAAGTGTTCTCTCTTCTGTATAACCATATTTTGAAACTAAAGGATTTAAAGCATTTTTCTCTCTTACCCTTTGCTTTATTGATTGAATAGAAAATTCTATTTCCCATGTTTTATTTAAAGCCACatgtgattattttatatttatttctgtagATACCTAAAGTGgtctgggagaaaaaaatgaggaggacattaagaatgtattttaaaagagagCTAAATGTCCTGATTTTCTCTCTAAGAATTCTAAAATATTGGATGTCTGAGAGCCGAATTAAAGTCATTTGGACAAGATTTTTGGTGTGAAGCCTTCTCAGATTCTTGAATTAGGTGACTGCCTATTTTTCCTGCTGATGATTCAGTACTGAGAGGCTAATTGCTTTACCATTCTTAGGCTTAGGAATGTTTGTTTCCCTCCCTTTTCTCCTGTTTATCTTATTGTCttactgtatattttctttttttaattcaataccTTAACTGAGATAATTTACACACCGTGAAATCTTAATTATATTCTCAACATGTATTTGATGACTTGTGATTTTATAGACCACTTCATCTTTCTCTTCCTATTCTGTGCTTGTTTTGCAGTGAGTTCACGTCTGTAGACACGTTGTGTATGAATACACTGCAAAGGTAGTTGCATATTTGCTTTTGTACACATATGATTACTGTATGCAGTGTATTTGTTTCTATATATCATGTACATAGACGCTGGTTTTTAAATTGTGTGAATGGTTATTTTGTGTAACAGGATGTTGTGTTGAATCTTATCTATTACCCAGAGATTAATGACTAGGGAGGGGCTAGAGATGGATCATGGAGATACTGAGTGCCTCCTATCCCACAGGAATGACCCTACCCCTGCCCTCACCACCCAACATCATGCTTTCTGCCGAGAGAATCATTCGTAGCAACTGGAGATGCCTTCTGGAAGGGCAGACTGGCATTTCATTTCCAGGTTGGGTATTAGTTTAGGCAATAGACTTGTTCTGCTCTCTTACCCGAGCAGGAAGACAAAAAGTTTGGGAAAGGTTGT is drawn from Tamandua tetradactyla isolate mTamTet1 chromosome 5, mTamTet1.pri, whole genome shotgun sequence and contains these coding sequences:
- the SCAND3 gene encoding SCAN domain-containing protein 3 isoform X1, which translates into the protein MAAAARVRGEGVGVTVKEEHWDWARDPCVQRSWSQASELSRRRFRRFCYRESPGPREALSRLRELCRGWLRPEAHTKEQILELLVLEQFLSILPEELRAWVQEQQPGSGEEAVRALEDLERELDEPRPQVRNRSAAFFGEFGAWMSRVPPDTYRQEVPMEEMTSLDTAKESLDTQLQPMEDRMDCESPESQPLQDNGSFLWLSMMSQSVSDDNLSSLDANEAEIELENMREKFFRSLAVLIENKSNNTKIFSKAKCCQLIREVKEAKAKAKKESVDYRRLARFDVILVEGNEKLIEAVSGETDKIRYYLHSEDLFDILHDTHLSIGHGGRTCMEKELQAKYKNITKEVIMLYLTLCKPCQQKNSKPKKVLLSQTNREVNSRCQVDLIDMQLNPDGEYKFIMHYQDLRTKLSFLRSLKSKRLNEVAHALVDIFTIIGAPSVLQSDNGREFSSQIVHELSHFWPELKIVHGKPRPYQSQSSLEQTNEDIQKRILSWMQTNNSSHWAELLWFIQMTQNRPYHRGMQQMPCESSFSSEAKLGLPHYKVTEEFVASMNTENELDEGDKELENTLRAQYEENVETGTDSSDIEENPSVTPKVTEESPPESRLRFLSCVVC